In Pirellulales bacterium, the following are encoded in one genomic region:
- the ppk2 gene encoding polyphosphate kinase 2 produces MKTKKHKRKHKHREQAGDSLNGAANCGSNDIQNHGDVKAKRHKIDDAVFVEELARLQIELVKLQEWIKHEGLKVVVIFEGRDAAGKGGVIKRITESLNPRICRVVALGTPTEREKKSWYFQRYVAHLPTAGEIVLFDRSWYNRAGVERVMGFCSDAEYHEFLRSCPEFEEMLIRAGIILIKYWFSVSDEEQERRFQKRMDDPTRSWKLSPMDVESRSRWVDYSRAKDTMFTHCDTKQAPWRVVKADSKKCARLNCISHLLSVIPYQDLTPTPAELPPRPAMPEDYVRPPIEDQSFVPEIW; encoded by the coding sequence ATGAAAACCAAAAAACACAAAAGAAAACACAAGCACCGCGAACAGGCCGGGGATTCACTCAACGGCGCAGCCAATTGCGGCTCGAACGACATTCAAAATCACGGCGATGTGAAAGCTAAGCGGCACAAGATCGACGATGCGGTCTTCGTTGAAGAATTGGCCCGCTTGCAGATCGAGCTGGTCAAGCTACAGGAGTGGATTAAGCATGAAGGCCTGAAAGTCGTGGTCATCTTTGAGGGAAGGGATGCAGCCGGTAAGGGAGGAGTGATCAAGCGGATCACCGAGAGCCTGAATCCGCGCATCTGTCGCGTGGTTGCACTGGGCACGCCCACGGAGCGCGAAAAGAAGAGTTGGTATTTTCAGCGCTACGTGGCTCACTTGCCGACGGCCGGCGAGATCGTGCTGTTCGATCGCAGTTGGTACAACCGTGCCGGCGTGGAGCGTGTCATGGGCTTTTGCAGCGACGCTGAATATCACGAGTTCTTACGGAGCTGTCCCGAGTTTGAGGAGATGCTGATCCGCGCCGGAATCATTTTGATCAAGTATTGGTTCTCCGTGAGCGACGAGGAGCAGGAACGCCGCTTCCAGAAACGTATGGATGACCCGACGCGCAGCTGGAAGCTCAGCCCCATGGACGTCGAATCTCGTTCTAGGTGGGTCGACTATTCACGCGCCAAAGACACGATGTTCACTCACTGCGACACGAAGCAAGCCCCGTGGCGTGTAGTCAAGGCCGACAGCAAGAAGTGCGCGCGATTGAACTGTATCTCGCACTTGCTGAGCGTGATTCCCTATCAAGACCTGACGCCGACCCCGGCTGAACTGCCGCCACGTCCGGCAATGCCCGAAGACTATGTGCGCCCTCCGATCGAGGACCAGTCCTTCGTTCCCGAGATTTGGTAA